One genomic segment of Arthrobacter sp. JZ12 includes these proteins:
- a CDS encoding aldose 1-epimerase family protein yields MKTTDSTPLSGTQYTIEHGPYTASIASVGASLRYLRHDNRDLVVPYDADEIRPSFRGAVLVPWPNRVVDGKYSFNGVTEQLAITEPQRNHAIHGLLGWVDWTLEGQTASALRLSASVVPQKGYPFRLEVEVLYSLDDDGLTTTITAVNPGPSAAPYGSSAHPYLVAGEGLVDDWTLEVPASSVLQVTEDRLIPTDLTDVSSSHFDFREPRLIGSTFVDHAYTNINYDGGAATVAVRAADGRGAAITFDEGCPWVQIHTADKPDPAVSRLGLAAEPMTCPPDAFNSGTDLLVLEPGDTHAVGWRIHAL; encoded by the coding sequence ATGAAAACCACCGATTCCACTCCCCTGTCAGGCACCCAGTACACGATCGAACACGGCCCCTATACGGCTTCGATCGCCAGTGTCGGGGCATCTTTAAGGTACCTTCGCCACGACAACCGCGACCTGGTTGTGCCCTACGACGCCGATGAGATCCGGCCCTCCTTCCGCGGCGCCGTGCTTGTGCCCTGGCCGAACCGCGTCGTCGACGGCAAGTACTCCTTCAACGGCGTGACCGAGCAGCTCGCCATCACGGAGCCGCAGCGCAACCACGCCATCCATGGGCTCCTCGGCTGGGTGGACTGGACCCTGGAGGGACAGACCGCGTCCGCACTCCGGCTTTCCGCGTCCGTGGTTCCCCAGAAGGGGTACCCGTTCCGGCTGGAGGTCGAGGTGTTGTATTCCCTCGACGACGACGGCCTGACCACCACCATCACGGCCGTGAACCCTGGGCCGTCCGCCGCACCCTATGGTTCTTCGGCACACCCGTACCTTGTGGCGGGCGAAGGTCTTGTTGACGACTGGACACTGGAGGTCCCTGCATCGTCCGTCCTGCAGGTCACCGAAGACCGCCTGATCCCCACCGATCTGACGGATGTGTCGTCGTCGCACTTCGATTTCCGGGAGCCCCGCCTGATTGGTTCCACCTTCGTGGACCACGCCTATACGAACATCAATTACGACGGCGGCGCCGCCACCGTCGCCGTGCGTGCCGCCGACGGCCGCGGTGCTGCGATCACATTTGACGAAGGCTGCCCCTGGGTTCAGATCCACACTGCGGACAAGCCCGATCCCGCAGTTTCACGGCTTGGCCTGGCAGCCGAACCGATGACCTGCCCGCCGGATGCATTCAACTCGGGAACGGATCTTCTTGTTCTTGAGCCCGGCGACACCCACGCCGTCGGATGGCGCATCCACGCCCTATAG
- a CDS encoding LacI family DNA-binding transcriptional regulator, with amino-acid sequence MTEPKRPTLRDIANAAGLSKAATSYALRGLRGSDKTVARVRAIAEEMGWTADPVARALAGGPSGNVAILGSLSDLWRQGLAVMLSEALHERGMFSAIADVDTSPERERDVLLSLPTRRVDAAIVLPVDPSAAYWADVPERIRLVSVGDALPLRPAARSVLFDNEFGISTALEHLAGLGHRRVGLLTPSLPSTPGRPAQLLVERLGEAMGLRISVASSRPSVAGASEAARALLTGETRPTALFCLSDSLAFGAYSAARSLGLAVPEELSIMGFDDSELAPLVSPELTSFGWDESAIVAAAVRGVADEHAPPSVMFRPDFLVRGSTSPARQP; translated from the coding sequence ATGACGGAGCCCAAGCGTCCCACCCTGCGCGACATCGCGAACGCAGCCGGTCTATCGAAGGCTGCAACGTCCTACGCGTTGAGGGGACTGCGCGGGTCCGACAAGACCGTCGCAAGGGTCAGGGCCATTGCCGAGGAAATGGGTTGGACGGCCGACCCTGTTGCCCGCGCGCTGGCCGGAGGGCCAAGCGGAAACGTCGCCATTCTCGGATCACTCAGCGATCTCTGGCGGCAGGGCCTGGCCGTCATGCTATCGGAGGCGCTCCATGAACGCGGGATGTTCTCGGCAATAGCCGACGTCGACACCTCACCCGAGCGGGAACGGGACGTGCTGCTCTCGCTCCCCACCCGCCGAGTGGACGCGGCGATCGTCCTGCCGGTGGACCCCTCGGCGGCTTACTGGGCTGACGTTCCCGAACGAATCCGTCTGGTGTCGGTCGGAGATGCCCTACCGCTCAGGCCGGCCGCACGTTCCGTGCTCTTCGACAACGAATTCGGCATCAGCACAGCCCTCGAACATCTGGCCGGACTCGGACACCGTAGGGTCGGCCTTCTTACCCCCTCCCTTCCGTCCACGCCGGGCAGACCTGCACAACTGCTCGTCGAGCGGTTGGGAGAGGCCATGGGTCTACGGATTTCGGTCGCCTCCTCCCGGCCGTCGGTTGCGGGGGCCTCGGAGGCCGCACGCGCCCTGTTGACCGGAGAAACACGTCCGACGGCGCTGTTCTGCCTCAGCGATTCCCTCGCGTTCGGCGCGTACAGCGCAGCCCGTTCGCTTGGCCTCGCCGTTCCCGAAGAACTTTCGATCATGGGCTTCGACGACAGCGAACTTGCCCCCCTGGTCAGTCCCGAACTGACCTCGTTCGGCTGGGACGAGTCAGCGATTGTGGCCGCTGCCGTGCGGGGAGTCGCCGACGAGCACGCGCCGCCGTCGGTGATGTTCCGTCCTGACTTCCTCGTCCGCGGATCAACCAGCCCAGCCCGGCAACCCTGA
- a CDS encoding D-alanine--D-alanine ligase family protein produces the protein MRRRTVTPSPKPRVLVLFGGRSSEHAVSCVTAAGVLHAIDRDKYDVVPVGIAKNGQWSLVSSDPSQWSLRSEVLPEVPVSSESVVLATASNGGVTQELVVTSAGSMPQSLGGIDVVLPLLHGPFGEDGTLQGMLEMADVRYVGAGVLASAVGMDKHYMKVVFASAGLSVGPYEVFTDRDWTRNRSACLERASRLGFPVFVKPARAGSSMGISRATTPAELETAVETAREFDPKVIVEAGIVGREIEVAVLQGRGTDEPRTSLPGEIAVQPGAHEWYDFEAKYVDGSAAELSCPADLPPDISDRVRELAAVAFDALGTEGLSRVDFFYTPAGDLIINEINTMPGFTPISMYPQMWAKSGLTYTELIDELIELALERKTGLR, from the coding sequence ATCCGAAGGCGAACTGTGACCCCATCTCCCAAGCCCCGCGTCCTTGTGCTTTTTGGCGGGCGCTCGAGCGAGCACGCGGTCAGCTGCGTGACTGCCGCCGGCGTGCTGCATGCAATCGACCGGGACAAGTACGACGTCGTTCCCGTCGGGATCGCCAAGAACGGCCAGTGGTCGCTGGTATCGTCGGACCCATCACAGTGGTCGCTGCGCTCGGAAGTTCTGCCGGAGGTTCCGGTTTCGTCAGAATCGGTGGTGCTCGCCACGGCGTCCAACGGCGGGGTCACGCAGGAACTCGTGGTTACCTCGGCGGGCTCGATGCCGCAGAGCCTTGGCGGGATCGACGTTGTCCTGCCCCTCCTGCACGGACCGTTCGGAGAGGACGGGACCTTGCAGGGCATGCTCGAGATGGCAGACGTCCGCTATGTGGGAGCCGGCGTCCTCGCCTCCGCGGTCGGCATGGACAAGCACTACATGAAGGTGGTGTTTGCGTCTGCGGGGCTCTCCGTCGGTCCCTACGAGGTGTTCACCGACCGCGACTGGACCCGCAACCGCTCGGCCTGCCTCGAGCGGGCGTCGCGCCTGGGTTTCCCGGTGTTCGTGAAGCCCGCCCGCGCCGGATCCTCAATGGGTATCTCGCGTGCCACGACGCCGGCCGAACTCGAAACCGCCGTGGAAACGGCCCGGGAGTTCGACCCGAAGGTTATCGTCGAGGCCGGTATCGTCGGCCGTGAAATCGAGGTGGCCGTACTCCAGGGCCGTGGTACGGATGAACCGCGGACCAGTCTTCCGGGTGAAATCGCGGTGCAGCCGGGCGCTCACGAGTGGTACGACTTCGAGGCGAAGTACGTTGACGGTTCCGCCGCAGAGCTCAGCTGTCCTGCCGACCTCCCGCCGGACATCAGCGACCGGGTCCGCGAACTTGCCGCCGTCGCTTTCGACGCACTGGGCACCGAAGGTCTGTCCCGCGTGGATTTCTTCTACACACCTGCCGGTGATCTGATCATCAACGAGATCAACACCATGCCCGGGTTTACTCCGATCAGCATGTATCCCCAGATGTGGGCAAAGTCAGGGCTTACCTATACGGAGCTCATCGACGAGCTGATCGAGCTCGCGCTGGAGCGCAAGACGGGTCTGCGCTAG
- a CDS encoding NAD(P)H-dependent glycerol-3-phosphate dehydrogenase, producing the protein MTRRPPAVVAVLGAGSWGTTFAKVLADAGERSGTHVRLWARREEVAEEINGRRTNSRYLAETWLPENISCSTDAAEVLDGAELVVIAVPAQSLRPQLSAWKPLISPDAVVVSLMKGLEVGTDDRMSQVLAGELGLPADRIAVVSGPNLAMEIARCEPTASVVACPDAEVAAWVAGACTASYFRPYINTDVVGVEIGGIVKNVIALAVGICEGKQMGDNTKASVITRGLTETTRLAVALGAERETLSGLAGMGDLIATCSSPLSRNHTAGRLLGQGLTLDEVTAAMNQTAEGIKSAQAVLDLARQRNVYMPITDSVVAVLQGNLSVHDLGPRLLARELKSEGEL; encoded by the coding sequence GTGACACGTCGGCCTCCCGCCGTCGTAGCCGTTCTTGGCGCCGGCAGCTGGGGGACCACCTTTGCCAAGGTGCTTGCCGACGCAGGTGAACGCAGCGGGACCCACGTGCGCCTGTGGGCCCGGCGCGAGGAAGTTGCCGAGGAGATCAACGGCAGGCGGACCAACAGCCGCTACCTGGCCGAGACATGGCTGCCGGAGAACATCAGCTGCTCAACGGACGCCGCCGAGGTGCTGGACGGGGCAGAGCTGGTGGTGATCGCGGTTCCCGCCCAATCCCTCCGCCCCCAACTCTCCGCATGGAAGCCGCTGATCTCGCCCGACGCCGTCGTAGTGTCCCTCATGAAAGGGCTGGAGGTGGGCACCGACGACCGCATGAGCCAGGTGCTTGCCGGCGAACTGGGACTTCCCGCTGATCGCATCGCCGTCGTCTCCGGGCCCAACCTCGCGATGGAGATCGCGCGCTGCGAGCCCACCGCATCAGTGGTGGCGTGCCCGGACGCCGAAGTCGCGGCGTGGGTCGCAGGGGCCTGCACGGCCTCGTACTTCCGCCCGTACATCAACACCGACGTGGTGGGGGTGGAGATCGGCGGGATCGTGAAGAACGTGATCGCGCTGGCGGTGGGTATCTGCGAGGGAAAGCAGATGGGCGACAACACCAAGGCATCGGTGATCACCCGCGGGCTCACCGAGACCACGCGCCTGGCGGTGGCGCTGGGAGCGGAACGGGAAACCCTTTCGGGGCTGGCCGGCATGGGAGACCTCATTGCCACCTGCTCCTCCCCGCTCTCAAGGAACCACACCGCCGGCCGGCTGCTGGGCCAGGGCCTGACCCTGGATGAAGTCACCGCGGCGATGAACCAGACGGCCGAGGGAATCAAGTCCGCCCAGGCAGTGCTGGACCTGGCGCGCCAACGAAACGTCTACATGCCGATTACGGATAGTGTTGTTGCCGTACTGCAGGGAAACCTGTCGGTACACGATCTTGGCCCGCGACTGCTGGCCCGCGAACTGAAATCCGAAGGCGAACTGTGA
- a CDS encoding lysophospholipid acyltransferase family protein: MSEPVSSRATFAVLATILRPLMNAMMSKEWRGAEHLPRATGFIVCPNHVTEIDPIVIGHFLYNNKVLPHFLAKASLFRIPVVGSALKATLQVPVERTSAGANRSLDVAREAIEAGGGIIIYPEGTLTRDPDMWPMKGRTGAARLALQTGAPVVPIAHWGAQEVFPRYARRLYLFPRKTSRVLVGEPVDLSEFRNQPITRTTLEAATTRIMDALTDLVAELRGETPPAERWDPTERNQKQTGRNFESPAGEAQ, from the coding sequence ATGAGCGAACCAGTCTCGTCGCGCGCCACTTTTGCGGTGCTCGCCACCATCCTCCGTCCGCTCATGAACGCCATGATGTCGAAGGAGTGGCGGGGCGCTGAACACCTGCCCCGCGCCACCGGCTTCATCGTCTGCCCGAACCATGTGACGGAAATTGATCCGATCGTGATCGGTCATTTCCTCTACAACAACAAGGTGCTGCCGCACTTCCTGGCCAAGGCTTCGCTGTTCAGGATTCCCGTGGTGGGATCCGCGCTGAAAGCGACCCTGCAGGTTCCCGTCGAACGCACGTCGGCCGGTGCCAACCGCTCCCTCGACGTCGCGCGTGAGGCGATCGAAGCCGGGGGCGGAATCATCATTTATCCCGAGGGGACCCTGACCAGGGACCCGGACATGTGGCCCATGAAGGGAAGGACGGGGGCGGCCCGCCTCGCCCTCCAGACCGGCGCTCCCGTGGTGCCCATCGCGCACTGGGGCGCCCAGGAGGTCTTTCCGCGGTACGCCCGTCGCCTGTACCTCTTCCCGCGGAAGACCTCCCGCGTCCTCGTTGGAGAACCTGTCGATCTGTCGGAGTTCCGGAACCAGCCGATTACCCGCACCACGCTGGAGGCCGCAACCACGCGCATCATGGACGCACTGACGGACCTGGTTGCCGAGCTTCGTGGCGAAACACCGCCCGCCGAGCGCTGGGACCCAACCGAGCGCAACCAGAAGCAGACGGGCCGGAACTTCGAGTCGCCCGCAGGTGAGGCACAGTGA
- the murA gene encoding UDP-N-acetylglucosamine 1-carboxyvinyltransferase yields MGSVLTIRGGVPLAGKVTVRGAKNLVPKAMVAALLGSEPSVLRNVPEIKDVDVVTSLLKLHGVEVSKDPVTGDLTMDPANAKMAASKDIDAHAGDSRIPILFCGPLMHSIGEAFIPDLGGCKIGDRPIDYHLQVLRNFGAVVDKRPGGISISAPKGLRGAKLELPYPSVGATEQVLLTATRAEGITELSGAAVEPEIMDLIAVLQKMGAIITVQTDRTIRIEGVDELSGYNHKAIPDRNETASWASAALVTRGDIYVEGARQLDLTAFLNTYRKIGGAFDVNDDGIRFYHPGGKLSPLVLETDVHPGFMTDWQQPLVVALTQAEGVSIVHETVYENRFGFTDALVRMGANIQVHRECLGSVPCRFGQRNFLHSAVISGPVQLRGADIDVPDLRGGFSHLIAALAANGTSRVTGIELINRGYERFQDKLEGLGADFDVAEIADAGTGR; encoded by the coding sequence ATGGGTAGCGTTCTGACCATCCGCGGTGGTGTCCCTCTGGCAGGCAAGGTAACCGTTCGCGGGGCCAAGAACCTGGTGCCGAAGGCAATGGTTGCGGCGCTTCTGGGCAGCGAACCGTCCGTGCTCCGGAACGTCCCGGAGATCAAGGACGTCGACGTCGTCACCAGCCTTCTGAAGCTGCATGGCGTTGAGGTGAGCAAGGACCCGGTAACGGGAGATCTCACCATGGATCCCGCCAATGCAAAGATGGCCGCATCCAAGGACATCGACGCCCATGCCGGTGATTCGCGCATTCCTATCCTGTTCTGCGGTCCACTCATGCACAGCATCGGCGAGGCATTCATCCCTGACCTCGGCGGCTGCAAGATCGGTGACCGCCCGATCGACTACCACCTGCAGGTGCTGCGCAACTTCGGCGCCGTCGTCGACAAGCGTCCCGGTGGGATCTCGATCTCCGCGCCCAAGGGTTTGCGAGGCGCAAAGCTCGAGCTGCCGTACCCCAGCGTCGGAGCCACCGAGCAGGTGCTGCTGACTGCAACCCGCGCCGAGGGAATCACCGAACTGAGCGGAGCCGCCGTCGAGCCGGAGATCATGGACCTGATCGCGGTACTGCAGAAAATGGGCGCGATCATTACCGTCCAGACCGACCGCACCATCCGCATCGAAGGTGTCGACGAGCTCAGCGGCTACAACCACAAGGCCATTCCAGACCGCAACGAAACCGCCTCGTGGGCTTCGGCTGCGCTTGTCACTCGGGGCGACATCTACGTCGAGGGCGCACGCCAGCTGGACCTCACCGCATTCCTGAACACCTACCGGAAGATCGGTGGTGCTTTCGACGTGAACGACGACGGCATCCGCTTCTACCACCCCGGCGGCAAGCTCTCGCCGCTGGTTCTGGAGACGGACGTCCACCCGGGCTTCATGACGGACTGGCAGCAGCCGCTGGTGGTTGCGCTCACCCAGGCCGAGGGCGTGTCCATTGTGCACGAGACCGTGTACGAGAACCGGTTCGGCTTCACGGACGCGCTGGTGCGGATGGGCGCCAACATTCAGGTGCACCGCGAATGCCTCGGCAGCGTGCCCTGCCGCTTCGGCCAGCGGAACTTCCTCCACTCGGCAGTGATTTCCGGTCCGGTGCAGCTGCGCGGTGCCGACATCGACGTTCCTGACCTGCGCGGCGGCTTCAGCCACCTCATTGCAGCGCTGGCAGCCAACGGAACGTCGCGAGTCACAGGCATCGAGCTGATCAATCGGGGCTACGAGCGTTTCCAGGACAAACTGGAAGGGCTCGGCGCCGACTTCGACGTTGCCGAGATCGCTGACGCCGGAACCGGCCGCTGA
- the leuD gene encoding 3-isopropylmalate dehydratase small subunit, translated as MEKISTHTGIGVPLRQSNVDTDQIIPAVYLKRITRTGFEDALFAAWRKDENFILNKEPYNRGSVLVAGPDFGTGSSREHAVWALKDFGFRAVLSSRFADIFRGNSGKQGLVAAQLAQDDIELIWKELEAHPGTEITVDLEARLVTCGSIVAPFQIDDYTRWRLLEGLDDIGLTLRHEDAITAFEAERPAFKPTTLPARF; from the coding sequence ATGGAGAAGATCAGCACTCACACCGGGATCGGTGTTCCGCTGCGGCAGAGCAACGTGGACACTGACCAGATCATCCCCGCCGTCTACCTCAAGCGGATCACCCGTACGGGTTTCGAGGATGCGCTGTTCGCAGCGTGGCGCAAAGACGAGAACTTCATTCTGAACAAGGAGCCGTACAACCGCGGTTCCGTGCTGGTTGCCGGCCCTGACTTCGGCACGGGCTCCTCTCGGGAACATGCCGTCTGGGCGCTTAAGGACTTCGGCTTCCGTGCGGTGCTGTCCTCGCGGTTCGCCGATATCTTCCGCGGCAATTCCGGCAAGCAGGGGCTCGTTGCAGCCCAGCTCGCTCAGGACGATATCGAGCTGATCTGGAAGGAACTGGAAGCCCATCCGGGAACCGAGATCACGGTTGATCTGGAGGCACGCCTGGTCACCTGCGGTTCCATCGTTGCCCCGTTCCAGATCGATGACTACACCCGCTGGCGCCTCCTGGAGGGGCTCGACGACATCGGCCTCACCCTTCGTCACGAGGACGCGATCACCGCCTTTGAGGCGGAGCGTCCAGCGTTCAAGCCCACCACGCTGCCGGCCCGCTTCTGA
- the leuC gene encoding 3-isopropylmalate dehydratase large subunit, with protein MGKTLAEKVWESHIVRKGEVVNGQAQPDLLYIDLHLVHEVTSPQAFEGLRLAGRKLRRPDLTIATEDHNTPTIDIDRPIADPTSRTQIETLRANCKEFGVRLHSLGDAQQGIVHIIGPQLGLTQPGLTVVCGDSHTSTHGAFGSLAMGIGTSEVEHVMATQTLPLNPFKTMAINVEGTLKPGVTSKDIILAVIAKIGTGGGQGYVLEYRGSAIRALSMDARMTICNMSIEAGARAGMVAPDETTFEYLKGRAHAPQGEDWDAAVDYWRTLRTDDDAVFDAEVFLDADELEPFVTWGTNPGQGVSLSQAVPSPEDFADENEKAACRRALEYMDLDAGTPMKDIRVDTVFLGSCTNSRVEDLRLAADIIRGRQKDPNVRMMVVPGSARVRLEAEAEGLDQVFKEFGAEWRFAGCSMCLGMNPDQLAPGERCASTSNRNFEGRQGKGGRTHLVSPVVAAATAVRGTLSSPSDLEPLPPAAALRTDDAATHAA; from the coding sequence ATGGGCAAGACGCTCGCAGAAAAAGTCTGGGAATCGCATATTGTGCGCAAGGGTGAGGTGGTGAACGGCCAGGCGCAGCCTGACCTGCTGTACATCGACCTCCACCTGGTGCACGAGGTCACCTCCCCCCAGGCATTCGAGGGTCTTCGCCTTGCCGGACGCAAGCTGCGCCGGCCGGACCTCACCATTGCCACCGAGGATCACAACACTCCGACGATCGATATCGACCGGCCGATCGCCGATCCCACCAGCCGGACGCAGATTGAAACCCTGCGGGCCAACTGCAAGGAGTTCGGTGTCCGCCTGCACTCCCTCGGCGACGCCCAGCAGGGAATTGTGCACATCATCGGTCCGCAGCTCGGACTGACGCAGCCCGGCCTCACCGTGGTGTGCGGTGACTCGCACACATCAACGCACGGAGCCTTCGGTTCGCTCGCGATGGGTATCGGCACCTCCGAGGTGGAGCACGTCATGGCAACCCAGACGCTGCCCCTGAACCCCTTCAAGACCATGGCGATCAATGTCGAGGGCACCCTCAAGCCGGGCGTGACGTCGAAGGACATCATCCTTGCCGTAATCGCCAAGATCGGCACCGGCGGAGGCCAGGGCTACGTACTTGAGTACCGGGGGTCCGCCATTCGCGCCCTGTCCATGGATGCGCGCATGACCATCTGCAACATGTCCATCGAGGCGGGCGCCCGCGCCGGCATGGTCGCCCCGGACGAGACAACGTTCGAGTACCTGAAGGGCCGCGCGCACGCGCCCCAGGGTGAGGACTGGGACGCCGCCGTCGACTACTGGCGCACCCTCCGCACCGACGACGACGCAGTATTCGACGCCGAGGTCTTCCTCGACGCGGACGAGCTGGAGCCCTTTGTGACCTGGGGAACCAACCCGGGCCAGGGTGTCTCGCTCAGCCAGGCCGTGCCCTCGCCCGAGGACTTCGCCGACGAGAATGAGAAGGCGGCCTGCCGGCGCGCTCTGGAGTACATGGACCTTGACGCCGGCACACCCATGAAGGACATCCGAGTGGACACGGTCTTCCTCGGCTCCTGCACCAACAGCCGGGTTGAGGACCTGCGGCTGGCCGCAGACATCATCCGCGGCCGCCAGAAAGATCCGAATGTCCGCATGATGGTCGTTCCCGGATCGGCCCGCGTCCGTCTCGAAGCGGAGGCAGAAGGCCTGGACCAGGTCTTCAAGGAATTCGGCGCGGAATGGCGGTTCGCCGGTTGTTCCATGTGCCTGGGTATGAACCCCGACCAGCTTGCCCCGGGGGAGCGCTGTGCATCGACCTCCAACCGCAACTTCGAGGGACGGCAGGGCAAGGGCGGGCGTACGCACCTGGTCTCGCCCGTCGTAGCAGCGGCGACCGCTGTCCGCGGAACTCTGAGCTCGCCGTCGGATCTGGAGCCGCTGCCGCCCGCAGCCGCCCTGCGCACCGACGATGCAGCCACCCACGCCGCCTGA
- a CDS encoding IclR family transcriptional regulator, with translation MDNSSGVGVIDKAALVLDALEAGPTTLAQLVVSTGLARPTVHRLALALVHHRLVSRDIQGRFVLGSRLVELASAAGEDRLIASAGPVLLQLRDATGESAQLFRRQGDNRVCVASAERPIGLRDTIPVGTQLSMKAGSAAQCLLAWEDHDRLLMGLQNARFTPTVLAGVRRRGWAQSLGEREAGVASVSAPVRGPSGRVIAAVSISGPIERLTRQPGRIHAEVVVSSAQQLTNAISKSAE, from the coding sequence ATGGACAATTCTAGTGGCGTCGGCGTCATAGATAAAGCAGCGCTGGTACTCGATGCGCTGGAGGCCGGACCCACCACGCTGGCGCAACTCGTGGTATCCACGGGTCTGGCGCGCCCTACCGTTCACCGCCTCGCCCTGGCCCTGGTGCATCATCGCCTCGTCAGCCGGGACATCCAGGGCCGCTTCGTGCTTGGCAGCCGGCTAGTTGAGCTGGCCTCGGCCGCCGGCGAAGACCGGCTGATCGCATCGGCGGGTCCCGTGCTCCTGCAGCTCCGCGACGCCACCGGTGAAAGCGCACAGCTTTTCCGCCGACAAGGCGACAACCGCGTCTGCGTGGCCTCCGCTGAGCGTCCCATCGGCCTGCGCGACACCATACCGGTGGGAACCCAGCTGTCCATGAAGGCCGGCTCTGCCGCCCAGTGCCTCCTTGCGTGGGAGGATCATGACCGCCTCCTCATGGGCCTGCAGAACGCACGCTTCACGCCCACGGTGCTGGCAGGAGTACGACGGCGCGGTTGGGCTCAGAGCCTTGGCGAACGGGAGGCGGGCGTCGCCTCCGTATCGGCTCCGGTACGCGGCCCTTCCGGCCGGGTTATCGCCGCCGTGTCGATCTCCGGCCCGATCGAGCGGCTGACGCGGCAGCCCGGGCGCATTCACGCCGAGGTGGTCGTGAGTTCGGCGCAGCAACTGACCAACGCCATCAGCAAGTCCGCGGAATAG
- a CDS encoding DUF1697 domain-containing protein, which produces MTSFAVFLRGVNVGGVTIKSADLRALFETLPVTDVKTLLASGNVTCSSDLKLQELKALSEQSLRSRFGYEAWVVVLEADTLEQIVDGCPFPADDPSTHSYVTLFSDPAVLRELLRFASSIDEAVYPLGTVAAAWQSPKGKTLDSPLNAFTNKARFKNGTTTRNLRTLQKVLAATRS; this is translated from the coding sequence ATGACCAGTTTTGCGGTGTTCCTGCGCGGCGTGAATGTGGGCGGAGTGACCATCAAGTCTGCCGATCTCCGCGCGCTGTTCGAGACACTTCCAGTGACCGACGTGAAAACGCTGCTCGCATCCGGCAACGTCACCTGCAGCAGCGACCTCAAGCTGCAGGAGTTGAAGGCCCTCAGCGAGCAGTCGCTCCGGTCGCGCTTCGGCTACGAGGCCTGGGTAGTGGTACTCGAGGCCGACACCCTCGAGCAGATAGTCGACGGGTGTCCGTTCCCCGCGGACGACCCGTCAACCCACTCCTACGTCACGCTGTTTTCCGACCCGGCAGTGCTCCGGGAACTCCTCCGGTTTGCCTCGTCAATCGATGAAGCGGTTTACCCGCTGGGGACAGTGGCAGCCGCCTGGCAGTCGCCGAAGGGCAAGACGCTGGATAGTCCGCTGAACGCTTTCACGAACAAGGCCCGTTTCAAGAACGGCACGACCACCCGTAACCTTCGCACCCTCCAGAAGGTGCTTGCCGCGACGCGTTCCTGA